TCAAATCATTCCTTTCTCTTTAAATAGGTCATAAATGGCACTAGCCAATCTCTTACTAAATTCAGGAGGGACAGCATTCCCAATCATTTCATAATTTTGAACCATACTACCTGTGAATTCATAACTGTCATCAAAAGTTTGTAGCCTTGCTGCTTCTCGAACTGTTATTGATCTAGCTTGGTTAGGATCTGGATGAATATGTCTTAATCCATCTTTTTTTAAATGTGCAGGTATTGTATTACTCGGTTGATCCCATCTTAGGACATAATATTTATGGATATTTGATGATTTACCCGTTTTCTCGGTATAAAGTTTTTTAAGATTTTCAGTCGAAAGATACTTATTATTGCCCATATTGATATCTTCTGCCAATATCCTGAATATTTCTATATCTCTTCTATTATGATATCTTGGACGATGCCAAGTGTAATCTGTTTCACTGGGAAAATGAGAATATTTCCGGCTACCTAATTTATAATCCTCTTCCGATGGTAATAACGCAGGAAGTTTTCCTATTGCATCTCGAACTGTTTTTATTTTATCTGATTTATATCTATTTAAAACTTCATTGTAGAAGAACCGAAGAGATTTTTGGTTTTCTTCCATGTTACTTCCAAAGTATTTTCTGTTTAACCCTATTAAAATTATTCTCTTTCTTTTTTGTGGAACACCAAACTGAGTCAAATCAAGTAAAGCTTGTTCTTTTATATCTTCAACAATATCAAAACCATACTCATTAAATCCTCTTTTAATTTTATCTACAATATTTTCACCATCTGGAGCTGCTGATAACATCCCCTCAACATTTTCAAACACAATCAACTTAGGGTTATAGACTTTAACTACTTTTAAATAACTTTC
The nucleotide sequence above comes from Alkalicoccobacillus plakortidis. Encoded proteins:
- a CDS encoding DNA cytosine methyltransferase — encoded protein: MSKLNTLELFVGCGGLLDGFEKAKHYNTVASVEWKNYACDTLINRLKKTYQYQDAEKRVLHFDIQRTEELINGWKNDDEYGSHIGLNSVVNNRDIDVIVGGPPCQAYSVAGRIQDKFGMKNDYRNYLFESYLKVVKVYNPKLIVFENVEGMLSAAPDGENIVDKIKRGFNEYGFDIVEDIKEQALLDLTQFGVPQKRKRIILIGLNRKYFGSNMEENQKSLRFFYNEVLNRYKSDKIKTVRDAIGKLPALLPSEEDYKLGSRKYSHFPSETDYTWHRPRYHNRRDIEIFRILAEDINMGNNKYLSTENLKKLYTEKTGKSSNIHKYYVLRWDQPSNTIPAHLKKDGLRHIHPDPNQARSITVREAARLQTFDDSYEFTGSMVQNYEMIGNAVPPEFSKRLASAIYDLFKEKGMI